A single genomic interval of Spirochaetota bacterium harbors:
- a CDS encoding type II toxin-antitoxin system VapC family toxin, with protein KLSLTNISPEELPAYAEKAGFEILRLSPAEVSSFYRLPKLKHKDPFDRLLIWQCMSNNMYLISRDSDLLDYRDHGLQMVW; from the coding sequence AAAATTATCGTTAACCAACATTTCTCCGGAAGAGTTGCCCGCGTATGCCGAAAAGGCGGGGTTCGAGATTTTAAGACTATCTCCCGCCGAAGTATCCTCTTTTTACAGACTCCCAAAGTTGAAACATAAAGATCCTTTTGATCGATTATTAATCTGGCAATGCATGAGCAATAATATGTATCTGATTTCCAGGGATTCTGATTTACTTGATTACAGGGACCATGGCTTACAAATGGTCTGGTAG
- a CDS encoding cobalamin-dependent protein (Presence of a B(12) (cobalamin)-binding domain implies dependence on cobalamin itself, in one of its several forms, or in some unusual lineages, dependence on a cobalamin-like analog.): MKTLVAYLCDYRDRNDYFLSLMPVGAVSIAAALEARGHDVTLANYSREGVRSAAAHIQSIKPDAVGLSVCTHNRTDSLRLAVEIKKRLPKTIIIAGGPHAAFLGEEILRRVKAVDYVVRGEGELAFAELLARHAKKAPASERIVQGERIKDLDALPFPARFGGTMRGMDPNEQFKYIITSRGCPHRCAFCCSPRLWGRTTAFRSAEHIVDEIEHCVKTYGIIYFSIRDDNFTLRRERVLKFCRLLRERKLYIMWNCQSRVDTLDGEMLLEMKRAGLEHIQLGVESGSERILAMYDKRTTVADIEKASAAVRRAGAYLSFYLMAGMETERAADIKETIKLIRRTLPGDGIVSPVALYPGTALYDAVKARGDIDDSLWFRSKDNGIYLRDDAEVGRWVRTLADELGAIRKRSWYREKDFRAHRRAAGGNCWVTDILEGDFHLDGERHDRALERYRAAARRHPLNPWPFLRMGKARFMSGRYQEAERDFAFVTEIVPKFYGGWLKRAESLLALGRRDESRACAEKAARLNPYDFRIRNIKKLLNHK, translated from the coding sequence ATGAAAACACTCGTAGCATATCTGTGCGATTACCGGGACCGGAACGACTACTTTCTCTCCCTGATGCCGGTGGGGGCGGTTTCCATCGCCGCCGCGCTCGAGGCGCGGGGCCACGACGTAACGCTCGCGAATTACTCCAGAGAGGGCGTCCGCTCCGCGGCCGCGCACATCCAGTCCATAAAGCCCGACGCGGTGGGCCTTTCGGTCTGCACGCACAACCGGACCGATTCGCTGCGGCTCGCCGTCGAAATTAAAAAGAGACTGCCGAAAACCATCATCATCGCCGGGGGACCCCACGCCGCGTTTCTGGGCGAAGAAATTTTGCGCCGGGTGAAGGCGGTCGATTACGTCGTGCGCGGGGAGGGAGAGCTCGCTTTCGCCGAATTGCTCGCGCGGCACGCAAAAAAGGCCCCGGCCTCGGAGCGCATCGTACAGGGAGAGCGTATAAAGGACCTCGACGCGCTCCCCTTCCCGGCGCGCTTCGGCGGTACGATGCGCGGAATGGACCCCAACGAGCAGTTCAAGTACATCATCACCAGCCGGGGCTGTCCGCACCGCTGCGCCTTCTGCTGTTCGCCGCGGCTGTGGGGCCGCACCACCGCGTTCCGGAGCGCCGAACACATCGTCGACGAAATCGAGCACTGCGTGAAGACCTACGGAATCATCTACTTCTCGATACGCGACGACAACTTCACCCTTCGCCGCGAGCGCGTGCTGAAATTCTGCCGTCTGCTCCGCGAACGGAAGCTCTACATAATGTGGAACTGCCAGTCGCGCGTCGACACGCTCGACGGGGAGATGCTCCTCGAGATGAAGCGCGCGGGCCTTGAGCACATACAGCTCGGCGTGGAGTCGGGCTCGGAGCGTATACTCGCGATGTACGATAAACGGACGACCGTCGCCGACATCGAGAAGGCGTCGGCCGCCGTGCGCCGCGCGGGGGCCTATCTCTCGTTCTACCTGATGGCCGGCATGGAGACCGAGCGCGCCGCCGACATCAAAGAGACCATCAAGCTCATCCGGCGCACCCTTCCCGGCGACGGCATCGTTTCGCCGGTCGCGCTCTATCCCGGAACCGCGCTCTACGACGCGGTAAAGGCGCGCGGCGACATCGACGATTCGCTGTGGTTCCGCTCGAAGGATAACGGCATCTACCTGCGCGACGACGCCGAGGTGGGCCGCTGGGTCCGCACGCTCGCGGACGAGCTCGGCGCCATCCGAAAGCGCTCGTGGTACCGCGAGAAAGATTTCCGAGCGCACCGGCGCGCTGCCGGCGGGAACTGCTGGGTGACCGATATACTGGAAGGCGACTTCCACCTCGACGGGGAACGCCACGACCGCGCGCTGGAACGATACCGGGCCGCGGCCCGGCGGCATCCCCTCAACCCATGGCCATTCCTCCGCATGGGGAAGGCGCGCTTCATGTCCGGGCGTTACCAGGAGGCGGAGCGCGACTTCGCCTTTGTCACCGAGATCGTGCCGAAGTTTTACGGCGGCTGGCTCAAGCGCGCCGAAAGCCTCCTCGCGCTGGGGCGGCGCGACGAATCGCGCGCCTGTGCCGAAAAAGCCGCGCGCCTCAACCCGTACGATTTCAGGATACGGAACATCAAAAAGCTGTTAAACCATAAATAA
- a CDS encoding BamA/TamA family outer membrane protein, whose translation MSLCTTRFTRRITVLLPLLVLLALPATGRAADPPADPLPTEELKRELAIVKKDDFLIFPHVNYKPETQIAGGLAFLSYFRIGSDFPLDIRPSTLATTLTYTQKKQFIWQLFPEFYLDNEKYHLVGELEYYYYPNYFYGVGNDTPDDAREQYTSSTVRFRSDLQREVANRLYVGFVYQYEKTTVDESEEGGVLESAGVPGSSSSLASGIGISLNLDTRDNVFYPSKGGLYQFSAVSFDRMFSSRFQFIRHTFDLRKYVPLWRGHVLALQAYSNIIYGEAPFEMLSLMGGKKLMRGLFEGRYRDNTMVVAQGEYRMPLWWRFGAAAFAGVGDVARRVQDFEPEEFKFTYGGGLRFCINPQEKINARLDVGRSRDLTGFYFTIGEAY comes from the coding sequence ATGAGTTTATGCACAACCCGCTTTACGCGAAGGATTACGGTCCTGCTTCCGCTCCTCGTCCTGCTTGCCCTTCCCGCGACCGGGCGCGCCGCGGACCCGCCCGCGGACCCGCTCCCCACAGAGGAGCTCAAACGGGAACTGGCCATCGTCAAGAAGGACGATTTTCTCATTTTCCCCCATGTGAATTACAAACCCGAAACGCAGATCGCCGGGGGGCTTGCCTTCCTCAGCTATTTCCGGATCGGTTCGGATTTTCCGCTCGATATACGGCCGTCGACCCTCGCGACCACGCTGACCTACACCCAGAAGAAGCAGTTCATCTGGCAGCTTTTCCCCGAGTTTTATCTGGACAACGAAAAGTACCACCTGGTGGGCGAGCTCGAGTACTATTATTATCCCAACTATTTTTACGGCGTCGGCAACGACACACCCGACGACGCGCGCGAGCAATACACCTCGTCGACCGTGCGCTTCCGCTCGGATCTCCAGCGCGAGGTCGCCAATCGGCTGTACGTGGGCTTCGTCTATCAGTATGAAAAGACGACGGTCGACGAAAGCGAGGAGGGCGGCGTTCTCGAGTCGGCGGGGGTGCCGGGCAGCTCCTCCAGCCTCGCCTCGGGCATCGGGATTTCGCTCAACCTCGACACGCGCGACAATGTCTTTTATCCCTCGAAGGGCGGCCTGTACCAGTTCAGCGCGGTGTCGTTCGACCGCATGTTTTCCAGTCGCTTCCAGTTCATCCGCCATACGTTCGATCTAAGGAAGTACGTGCCGCTGTGGCGAGGTCACGTACTTGCGCTCCAGGCCTATTCCAACATCATCTACGGAGAAGCGCCGTTCGAGATGCTCTCGCTCATGGGGGGAAAAAAGCTGATGCGCGGGCTTTTCGAGGGACGCTACCGCGACAACACGATGGTGGTGGCGCAGGGCGAGTACCGCATGCCGCTGTGGTGGCGCTTCGGGGCGGCGGCCTTCGCCGGCGTGGGCGACGTCGCGCGGCGCGTTCAGGACTTCGAGCCGGAGGAGTTCAAGTTCACCTACGGCGGCGGGCTGCGCTTCTGCATCAATCCCCAGGAAAAGATCAACGCGCGGCTCGACGTGGGTCGGAGCCGTGACCTCACCGGCTTTTACTTCACCATCGGCGAGGCGTATTGA
- a CDS encoding DUF559 domain-containing protein encodes MKKNGLITTGFHIPYNPKLKERARELRKNMTDAEKRIWHGFLKNLDCTVLRQKPLDNYIVDFYCPKHRLVIEIDGGIHTAAESRVYDEFRTQVLEGYGLRVARFSNEDVLNEFTMVCDGIRKLIESSQPPAALLW; translated from the coding sequence ATGAAGAAGAACGGCCTTATAACCACGGGATTCCATATCCCCTATAATCCAAAACTCAAGGAACGGGCGCGTGAATTGCGTAAAAATATGACCGATGCCGAGAAAAGAATCTGGCACGGGTTTCTAAAAAATCTCGACTGCACGGTGTTGCGCCAGAAACCCCTTGATAACTATATCGTCGATTTCTACTGCCCGAAACACAGACTCGTTATTGAAATTGACGGTGGGATTCATACTGCCGCCGAGAGCAGGGTGTATGACGAATTCAGAACGCAAGTCCTTGAAGGATACGGCCTCCGCGTAGCACGTTTTTCAAATGAGGATGTGCTTAATGAATTTACGATGGTCTGCGATGGGATACGGAAGCTGATTGAATCCTCTCAGCCTCCGGCAGCTCTCCTTTGGTAA
- a CDS encoding flagellar protein FlgN, which translates to MADPITRIEKVLRDEIDVYSGLYALEERKSGAIIDKNGRLMESISREQEALLSRVEKLEKTRVRLIFEMAADGPSDDAPSAPTLTDIARLVDDNSAGRIVSIGMELKGLLSRLDSLYKTNKRLIEDNLEFYDILLSGLKSTASISTGYCVNGVERSRVSGAMIFNKTV; encoded by the coding sequence ATGGCGGACCCCATTACGCGGATAGAAAAGGTGTTACGGGACGAGATTGACGTGTATTCCGGCCTCTACGCCCTTGAGGAGCGTAAGAGCGGCGCCATAATCGATAAAAACGGCAGACTGATGGAATCGATCTCGCGCGAACAGGAGGCGCTGCTATCGCGTGTGGAAAAGCTTGAGAAGACGCGCGTGCGCCTCATTTTCGAGATGGCGGCAGACGGGCCTTCGGATGACGCACCGTCCGCGCCGACGCTTACCGATATCGCCCGCCTCGTGGACGACAACTCGGCGGGGCGGATCGTCTCGATCGGGATGGAGCTTAAAGGGCTCCTCTCCCGTCTCGATTCGCTGTATAAAACCAACAAGCGGCTTATAGAGGACAACCTGGAATTTTACGATATTCTGCTCTCGGGCCTGAAAAGCACGGCGTCGATCTCGACCGGTTATTGCGTGAACGGGGTCGAGAGATCCCGGGTGTCGGGGGCGATGATCTTCAATAAAACGGTTTAG
- the flgK gene encoding flagellar hook-associated protein FlgK, translating into MNSTFMGIEIGKRGLHSHQQALHVTGHNISNAENKEYSRQRVVITSADPLYVPALNRSNSPGNIGQGSVVQTVERIRDSFIDDRIVAEKDVMGYWNTKNDFIHQVEMVYNEPSDQSLRSRLDQMWRAWEELSKYPEERSAREVLKEKAVSLSNEVNHVYRQLDDLQKDANRQVFHRVSQVNMYARDIRDLNERILKAEALGDNPNDLKDRRDALIEKLSNLINISVGRSDRDETIVYIGGENLVQGEVLRPLEAVMDPDNHGYHKVVWRDTGTDVEIKGGEIAGLLEARDKIMRENINDVNAFAINLIDLTNEIHRDGFGRRGETNVDFFRHIMISDNVEGNHDLNNDGIADVTAVFKVAGANRLDASAAIGIAGTLTFVANREPETEVQIDYSRNDSTNSVIKKINDARLGVAAYIDHNGHLAVKATVAGDTDKKNFMLRHLEDSGQFLVGFSGVLKQSGAQGAFDYRRINDIVKLLPDREHITITPQYNPAAHMAVSDAVMADVDKIAAAKGRDLGGTGDFNTTNGIGDGTNALLLAALRHKNAMVDKNSTFNDFYTSLISRIGSQGEEAGDRIKNQETLLKNLANLRESVSGINLDEEMANMIAFQHGYNASARVINTMDKMLETILRLGV; encoded by the coding sequence ATGAATTCCACCTTTATGGGGATTGAAATAGGGAAACGGGGCCTGCATTCGCACCAGCAGGCGCTGCACGTCACCGGCCACAACATCTCGAACGCCGAGAACAAGGAGTACTCGCGCCAGCGCGTGGTTATCACCTCGGCCGATCCGCTGTACGTGCCGGCGCTCAACCGCTCAAATTCGCCGGGCAACATCGGCCAGGGCTCGGTGGTGCAGACGGTGGAGCGCATCCGCGACAGCTTCATCGACGACCGCATCGTCGCGGAAAAGGACGTAATGGGATACTGGAACACGAAAAACGATTTCATCCACCAGGTCGAAATGGTATATAACGAACCCTCCGACCAGTCGCTGCGAAGCCGCCTGGACCAGATGTGGAGGGCGTGGGAGGAGCTGTCGAAGTACCCGGAGGAGCGTTCGGCGCGCGAGGTGTTGAAGGAGAAGGCCGTAAGCCTCTCGAACGAGGTGAACCACGTCTACCGCCAGCTCGACGATCTGCAGAAAGACGCCAACCGCCAGGTGTTTCACCGGGTGAGCCAGGTGAACATGTACGCGCGCGACATCCGCGACCTCAACGAGCGCATTTTAAAGGCCGAGGCGCTGGGCGACAACCCGAACGACCTTAAAGACCGCCGCGACGCGCTCATCGAGAAGCTCTCGAACCTCATCAACATCAGCGTGGGAAGGAGCGACCGGGACGAGACCATCGTGTACATCGGCGGCGAGAACCTTGTGCAGGGCGAGGTGCTGCGGCCGCTCGAGGCGGTGATGGACCCCGACAACCACGGGTACCACAAGGTGGTGTGGCGCGACACAGGCACCGACGTGGAGATAAAGGGCGGCGAGATCGCCGGCCTCCTCGAGGCGCGCGATAAGATCATGCGCGAGAACATCAACGACGTCAACGCCTTCGCGATAAACCTGATCGATCTCACCAACGAGATCCACCGCGACGGTTTCGGCCGCCGGGGCGAGACCAACGTCGATTTCTTCCGCCATATCATGATAAGCGACAACGTGGAGGGCAACCACGACCTCAACAACGATGGCATCGCCGACGTCACCGCCGTCTTCAAGGTGGCGGGCGCAAACAGGCTCGACGCCTCGGCGGCGATCGGTATCGCCGGAACGCTCACCTTCGTTGCCAACCGCGAGCCCGAAACCGAGGTTCAAATAGATTATTCCCGCAACGACTCGACTAACAGCGTCATCAAAAAGATCAACGACGCGCGCCTTGGCGTGGCGGCGTACATCGACCACAACGGGCATCTCGCCGTCAAGGCGACCGTCGCGGGCGACACCGACAAAAAGAACTTCATGCTGCGCCACCTCGAGGATTCCGGACAGTTCCTGGTCGGTTTTTCGGGCGTATTGAAACAGTCGGGCGCGCAGGGGGCCTTCGATTACCGGCGGATCAACGACATCGTCAAACTGCTCCCGGACCGCGAACACATCACGATAACGCCGCAGTACAACCCGGCGGCCCACATGGCCGTGTCCGACGCGGTGATGGCCGATGTGGACAAGATCGCCGCCGCGAAGGGGCGCGACCTGGGCGGCACGGGCGATTTCAACACCACCAACGGCATAGGCGACGGCACCAACGCGCTTCTCCTTGCCGCGCTCAGGCACAAGAACGCCATGGTGGACAAAAACTCAACCTTCAACGATTTCTACACTTCGCTCATTTCGCGTATCGGCTCGCAGGGCGAGGAGGCCGGCGACCGCATCAAGAACCAGGAGACGCTTCTTAAAAACCTCGCCAACCTGCGCGAGTCGGTATCGGGCATCAACCTCGACGAGGAGATGGCAAACATGATCGCCTTCCAGCACGGGTATAACGCCTCCGCCCGGGTGATCAACACGATGGACAAGATGCTGGAAACCATACTGCGGCTGGGGGTATAA
- a CDS encoding flagellar hook-associated protein 3 → MQRVTNQMINNTMLHNLNRHKAEMDKTQDMLGTGKNVRFPRDNPIATTSQMIYQSRLTEVDQYIQNLGEAKSRLDEVDTALQSAMRIFQRLRVLTVQGANGIYSNFERKEAVATEINEMLEELVAIANTRGATGRPIFGGFQTGTEEIPTPFVPIYQTLTAGNQGDAMTGVEYRGNIGRMLREVAKGEYLDVNVPGNEVFWATNQILTSNKDATNYASETNQLVKIDGRELSISAGDNLDVIIDKINNAGLSVRAIKGGRNNLIMESTTPHQVWLEDVGGGRVFKDLGLVNTDYPHPPNNLDPTVTVNGMSIFEMVIQLRDDLVRGDQELVGGRDLGLLDMALDNILRHTSSVGAKQNRADELAKRSEYDKSNVLAMLSKTEGIDIPETVMNFKWLESVHQYALAVGAKTIRPTLMDFLR, encoded by the coding sequence ATGCAGCGCGTAACAAACCAGATGATCAACAACACCATGCTCCATAACCTGAACCGCCACAAGGCGGAGATGGACAAGACGCAGGACATGCTGGGCACGGGCAAAAACGTGCGCTTTCCGCGCGACAACCCGATCGCCACGACGAGCCAGATGATCTACCAGAGCAGGCTCACCGAGGTGGACCAGTACATCCAGAACCTGGGCGAGGCGAAGTCGCGCCTGGACGAGGTGGACACCGCGCTCCAGTCGGCGATGCGCATCTTCCAGCGCCTGCGGGTGCTCACGGTGCAGGGGGCCAACGGCATCTATTCCAACTTCGAGCGCAAGGAGGCCGTGGCCACCGAGATCAACGAGATGCTCGAGGAGCTCGTTGCCATCGCCAATACCAGGGGCGCGACCGGCAGGCCCATCTTCGGCGGTTTCCAGACCGGGACGGAGGAAATCCCCACGCCCTTCGTGCCGATCTACCAGACGCTCACCGCCGGCAACCAGGGCGATGCCATGACCGGCGTGGAATACCGCGGCAATATCGGCCGCATGCTGCGCGAGGTGGCCAAGGGCGAGTACCTCGACGTCAATGTTCCCGGCAACGAGGTGTTCTGGGCCACCAACCAGATACTCACCTCGAATAAAGACGCGACCAATTACGCCTCCGAAACCAACCAGCTTGTAAAAATCGACGGGCGCGAGCTTTCGATCAGCGCCGGCGACAACCTCGACGTGATCATCGACAAGATCAACAACGCCGGCCTCTCGGTCCGCGCGATCAAGGGCGGGCGCAACAACCTTATCATGGAGAGCACCACGCCCCATCAGGTATGGCTGGAGGACGTGGGCGGCGGGCGCGTGTTCAAAGACCTGGGGCTTGTCAACACCGATTACCCGCACCCGCCGAACAACCTGGACCCCACGGTCACCGTAAACGGAATGTCGATTTTCGAGATGGTGATCCAGCTCCGCGACGACCTGGTGCGCGGCGACCAGGAGCTTGTTGGAGGGCGCGACCTGGGGCTTCTCGACATGGCGCTGGATAACATTTTGCGGCATACGTCATCGGTGGGCGCCAAGCAGAACCGCGCGGACGAGCTCGCGAAGCGCTCGGAATACGACAAGTCGAACGTGCTGGCCATGCTCTCGAAGACCGAGGGGATCGACATTCCCGAGACCGTCATGAATTTCAAGTGGCTGGAATCGGTGCACCAGTACGCCCTGGCGGTGGGGGCGAAGACGATCCGGCCCACGCTGATGGATTTTCTGCGATAG
- the fliW gene encoding flagellar assembly protein FliW — MLVKITTKPFGETEVDEKQIIDFDDGVLGFDYIKKFAILDSKDNSPFKWMQAMGNPELAFIIIRPGDFMSDYRLVVSQSDLEGVGAESLDGVLVFAIVTIPADPAAMTANLQGPIIINPKNRKGRQAISLSEGHSVRHGILDEMKKAAARKG, encoded by the coding sequence GTGCTGGTAAAAATCACGACAAAACCATTCGGCGAGACAGAGGTGGATGAAAAGCAGATCATCGATTTCGATGACGGCGTCCTCGGTTTCGATTACATTAAAAAGTTCGCCATCCTCGATTCGAAGGACAATTCCCCCTTCAAATGGATGCAGGCGATGGGCAATCCCGAGCTCGCCTTCATCATCATACGCCCGGGCGATTTCATGTCCGACTATCGGCTCGTCGTGTCCCAGTCCGACCTGGAGGGAGTGGGTGCGGAAAGTCTCGATGGCGTGCTCGTCTTTGCCATCGTTACCATCCCCGCCGATCCCGCGGCGATGACGGCCAATCTCCAGGGGCCCATCATCATCAATCCAAAAAACAGGAAGGGGAGGCAGGCGATAAGCCTCAGCGAAGGCCACAGTGTGCGCCACGGGATACTCGACGAAATGAAGAAAGCCGCGGCACGGAAGGGATAG
- the csrA gene encoding carbon storage regulator CsrA, which produces MLVLARRLNESIIIGDDIEVVVIDIKGDQVKLGIRAPKRISVHRKEIYDEIQQENIAAMGSNLRPEALKNLSDFLSGGAEDGAGDKGDVDSSKKGKD; this is translated from the coding sequence ATGCTGGTACTGGCGAGAAGGCTCAACGAGAGCATCATCATCGGCGACGACATCGAGGTCGTGGTCATCGATATCAAAGGAGACCAGGTGAAGCTCGGCATTCGCGCGCCCAAGCGGATCAGCGTCCACCGCAAGGAGATCTACGACGAGATCCAGCAGGAGAACATAGCCGCCATGGGCTCGAACCTGCGGCCCGAGGCGCTTAAAAACCTTTCGGATTTCCTCTCCGGGGGGGCGGAGGACGGGGCCGGCGATAAGGGCGATGTCGATTCGTCCAAGAAAGGCAAGGACTGA
- a CDS encoding lysoplasmalogenase, translating into MPAIFSIEYFIQLLCAFAAVLLLREFFAFRRVLPAKYLLTPLVTFCVILFALLAIHSSGMTRYSTFILMGLVLSLVADTLLMIEEISFFKHGLIFFLAAHCFYLGAFTIGYSFSPWHIAAILVLCAGILLFYRKIHRKTGTHHVSVLVYMFVLAAMLFFAISHVGDSGSTRPVLLPAGAALFVVSDVVLAINIFIKKIPHSTVLTWSLYAPAQLFFALSCFY; encoded by the coding sequence ATGCCGGCCATTTTCTCGATTGAATATTTCATCCAGCTCCTCTGCGCGTTCGCGGCCGTTCTGCTGCTCAGGGAGTTTTTTGCGTTCAGGCGCGTACTTCCCGCCAAGTACCTGCTTACACCGCTTGTCACCTTCTGTGTCATCCTCTTCGCGCTCCTGGCGATCCACTCATCGGGCATGACGCGTTATTCGACCTTCATCCTCATGGGGCTCGTACTCTCGCTCGTCGCCGATACGCTCCTCATGATCGAGGAGATCAGCTTCTTCAAACACGGGCTGATATTTTTCCTTGCCGCTCACTGCTTTTACCTGGGGGCTTTTACCATAGGTTATTCCTTCAGCCCGTGGCACATCGCCGCCATACTCGTGCTGTGCGCGGGGATACTGCTGTTTTACCGTAAAATCCATCGTAAAACCGGCACCCATCATGTTTCGGTGCTGGTATACATGTTCGTTCTGGCGGCCATGCTCTTCTTCGCGATTTCGCACGTGGGCGATTCGGGAAGCACTCGTCCGGTGCTTCTGCCGGCGGGGGCGGCGCTCTTCGTGGTCTCGGACGTGGTGCTGGCGATCAATATTTTCATCAAGAAGATCCCGCACAGCACGGTCCTCACCTGGTCGCTGTACGCCCCGGCCCAGCTCTTCTTCGCGCTGTCGTGTTTTTATTGA
- a CDS encoding CAP domain-containing protein — translation METRSGQRTLYPFMVCALLAVPFGRAAAYTDADLRLAIAENGKEERLAEFRDNETTLKLKLEVLDLINENRARHGMPAVRLDILASRVASKTASEASKGDYYGHWNLRGEKPYHRYAFAGGMDHVMENASMIQGGGPMTKDYRQVLSFIKQTHMMMYNETPPNDGHRRNILLPSHTHVGLGFSMIENRFRYYELFVDRYLEFDAVPAAVKAGEKVTVSGAVGVPGYGVFFATVYYEPFPEPMTAPRLRSMGGYPDFTSARVVNLPFWQIRYDDASRKFSFDFPTTRQGLYYVHIYIKRGHTGKEPPSSVSTAGLSPVSGMVIRAD, via the coding sequence ATGGAAACGCGCTCGGGACAAAGAACCCTGTATCCGTTCATGGTCTGCGCATTGCTGGCCGTGCCCTTCGGCCGCGCGGCGGCCTATACCGATGCCGATTTGCGGCTGGCGATCGCGGAAAACGGAAAGGAGGAACGTCTCGCCGAATTCAGGGACAACGAGACGACGCTCAAACTCAAGCTCGAGGTGCTCGACCTCATCAACGAAAACCGCGCGCGTCACGGGATGCCGGCGGTCCGGCTCGATATCCTGGCCTCCCGCGTGGCGAGCAAGACGGCGTCCGAGGCCTCGAAGGGCGATTACTACGGGCACTGGAACCTGCGCGGCGAAAAGCCCTATCATCGCTATGCCTTCGCCGGCGGCATGGACCACGTGATGGAAAACGCGTCCATGATCCAGGGGGGCGGTCCCATGACGAAGGACTACCGTCAGGTGCTGTCGTTTATCAAACAGACGCACATGATGATGTACAACGAAACCCCGCCCAACGACGGACACCGGAGGAATATCCTTCTGCCCTCGCACACGCACGTGGGGCTGGGATTTTCCATGATCGAGAACCGCTTCCGCTACTACGAGCTGTTCGTGGACCGCTACCTCGAGTTCGACGCCGTACCCGCGGCGGTGAAGGCGGGTGAAAAGGTTACTGTATCGGGCGCCGTCGGCGTGCCGGGATACGGCGTCTTCTTCGCGACGGTGTACTACGAACCATTCCCCGAGCCGATGACCGCACCCCGGCTCCGCAGCATGGGCGGATATCCGGACTTTACCAGCGCCAGAGTGGTGAACCTGCCGTTCTGGCAGATCAGATACGACGACGCGAGCCGGAAGTTTTCGTTCGATTTTCCGACGACGCGCCAGGGCCTCTATTACGTGCATATCTACATCAAAAGGGGACATACCGGCAAGGAGCCGCCCTCCTCGGTTTCGACGGCAGGGCTTTCGCC